GGGAGGACTCAGGGCTGGTCCATCTGAGTGCTGAGGTCCAACCCTCTCTAGAGCCCTCTGACACCCCTAGACCAGACAGAAGTGGCAGCACTTGGCAGAACCAGGAATAATAGCAGCCACCATGGAATGCGTTCCCAACAGTCCTCTGAGTATTcccctttacagatgaagaaactggagtTCAGGGAAATTAAGGAATTCACTTGAGTTTACACAGATAGTAAATGGCAGAGGAGGAATTCACACCCAGGAACCTAACTCCACAGCCTGCCGCACCCAATATTCCTATGTGGCCATCCAGGCCATTCATGTTAAGCCCATGGGCCAAAGACTGGATCCCCTAGAAACTGCAGAGCTTTCTCAGGGACCCTGGAGTTCATGCATGCACCAGACATTGTCTGCAGACATTACAGTAATATGTACCAACTTGGGTCCTGTGGTGAATTGAATGGtgacccacccccaccccccgcaaAGGATAACTTCACCTGGAATCTCAgaacatgactgtatttggaataggggtctttgcaaatgtaatgaAGGTAAAGATCTCAAGAGGAGATCATCTTGGATTAGAATGTCCTTctcagagacagaaaggaggGGACATACAGAGACACAGCAAGGAAGGGCATGTAAAAATGGAggcaggcagagactggagtgatgccgTTGCATGCCCAGGAATGCCAGGGGCCATCAGAAGCTGGAAGCTGCTGGGAAGTATTCGCCCCTGGAGTCTTCAGAGgaagcatggccctgccaacaccttgttTCCaggcttctgacctccagaactgtgaaagaataaacttctgttgtttcaaACCACCTGTTTGGTGGCCATTTGTTACAGTAGCTCTGGGAAACCAATACAAATGTCcaccattcttctttttttttttttttttggacagagtttcactcttgttgcccaggcaggagtgcagtggcacgatctcggctcaccacaatctccacctcctgggttcaagcgattctcctgtctcagcctccagagtaactgggattacaggcatgtgccaccatgccaggctgattttgtatttttagtaaaggtggggtttcTCCCACCTTTACTAAAggaggtcaggctggtcttgaactcctgatctcaggtgatccacctgcctcggcctcccaaagtgctgggattacaggtgtaagccaccatgcctggcccaaatgtCCACCATTATTATTCTTTATAAGAAACATAGGCATTTCAAGCTATTACCAAACTTATAGTCACTATTTATCATTATCTATTTTTCTCCATCAATGGATATGCAAACATTACTatcatgaaaaataaactatgtttGCAACCCCATTATCGTCTAGATGGAGAAACAGTTTGAGAGAGGGCAGTGGAGAAGCAAGAGAGCTGGTCTGGAACCCAGCTGCCTGACTCGTGAGTCATTTCTCTTCCTCCAAAGCCCTATTAAGTCTGGGGCTGCTTATGGCCCTCACCACCTACACAAAGAAAGTCAGGGTCATGCTCATCCATCAGGAGGTTCAGGGCCACTTCCCGCTTTCCTCTGTTTGGCAACACTAAGAGTCACCCTCTGATTGTTCCAGAAAAGCAAGAATTGCTAAAGGCCATTGTGTCAAGTTTGCCCAATTCATGCTACTTGACATCTTacccctccccaccctgctcCCACCCCCCGTCCCCCTAGTGCCCCTGATTGCAACACTCCTGGCTGGGGTGGGACTGGGTGGCCAGATAAAAGCAGAGCAGGACCTGGAAAGCTGGTTTGTATGGGCTGCAGCCTGCTGCCGAGCTGCATCATGGTGCGGTCTGTGGCCTGGGCAGGTGAGCTGTCGGATAGTGGGCTGGGTCTCGGGAgctgtggggaggtggggatgtgGATGTCCAGGAACCCCTTGCTACCCTTTGCAAGGAAGTAGGAGGACTCAGGAGAACTTCAGAGGGTCATTTTATCCCTCTCCATGCCTCCTGGCTCGCAGTCCCTTGATTACCTTTCCTGTGGGCTCCCCCTTAGGCTCTTTCAGCCCGAGAGACTTCGTGTTGCAAGGGAAGCCTTTTCTCAACAGGCTGAAGATGACCTGACTTTCATCTTTCTGTCCTGAAAGCCCAGAGTCAATGAGGCCACTGCACTGGGTCTTTGTGTCTTTCCCATGTTCTTAGGTCCCTCCTGTTGGCCTTATCCAAGAAGCGCCCACTGCCAAGAGCCTCTTCTCCAACCTCATATTGTCTGTCCTGCAAGAGGGCAGCCTGGGGCCAAGATCCTGGGCATCCTTGCAAATTTTCATGGAGGTTCTATTAGGTTGACAGAGAAGTCCAAGCTCACCAGATGAAAGAGATCTCTTCGAAGGAGTCCTGTCAGGCCCTAGGTCTCCAAGGCTGTGGATGCCTGCCACAGCCAGGTATCGGAAAGGCAACAGGAAGCCATAAACAATGGGAGCAGAGGCACAGGCCCTCCCCAGGAGATGAACTGTCCCCATGCAGCCCTTCCAGATTGATTCTTTCTAGCCCAAAAACAGGCTTGTTTCTTGTTCCGAAAGAGAAGCTATCTCTCTGAATAACTCACAAGTCAGCAGTTTTTCCACAATCTTCCTGCATCCACACTGCCCTTTACTGAGGTATAGAGAGGGGGCAGCCTCAGCCCATGGAACTTTCCATCAGCTTCTAGGACCAACCCAGGCCAGGAAGAGACCCCCATGGTCTGGCCTGCATGAAGGGATGGGCACAGTGCCCTCCTGGGTCCCTTCTGAAAGGAGAAAGCTTGATTTGTATGAAATCAGCCCTCCCTGACCACCTCCTGTGCTTCCGTAAGCTGTGGGGCCTGGGAAGGTGAGAATGGCAGCATAACCCTGGCCTTCTCTCTTGTGTTGCTCCAGGTTTCATGGTCCTGCTGATGATCCCATGGGGTAAGTGACCTCTTTCTTGGAGCTAGCTCTTGACTGCCTCAGCCCCTTCCCTGGGCTCTGCTTAATGTCCCAAAACACCTTCTCTGCCAGACCTCCCCAAGAGCTCCAGATTTCAGTGGGGACTCTCTTCCAAAGCTCAGACCCCTGCAAATGTCCCCATCCGCTACCAGCCCTCCCAGGAAGGCTCTTGCCTCCTTATCCACTAGCTGAGCTCCTGCACATCTGTGGGGCCAGCTTGTGCATCAGCCTCTTTCAGGGCTTTCCTTTCCTGGGGTTGCTGGCTCCCGCCTCTGCACTCTGTGCTCTTGCAGCACCTGTGTGTTTTACAGTACATTTCGCACTGCCTCTCATTATTGGCTTAGATGTCTCTCCAAACCAGACTCCAAGTTGCTGCAGGTAAGAACCCTAAGTCTCATCTGGCTCAGCATCCCCAGCGCCTTAGCTCTGTGACGACAACACACTTGCTTTTGGTCTGCTGAACTGATCAGATGTGGAGCTTgagagaggcaggagggagcTCCTTGTGTCAAATGGAAAAGAGACCTTGGGGGATCTTCAGCAACTCAGACTCCTGGTCCCCCTCTTGTCCCACCCCATTCCCTGGGCATCAGTGGCCTGGGAATGCTGGCCTCTCAGACCTTGTCCTGTGACTGTGCCTCTCACGCTGGGCTGTGGCATTGGAGGTACATTTCCCTCTCAGCCTCATAGGAGGGAACAGCCGGGGGCACAGAAACAGCAAACATGGGGAAGATGAGAGgtgggagatttctcaaaaagctttagTCCAGGCTATTTCTTGGCTTTCTGCagtatagtaataatagtagGACTTTGTGTGGACTAAGGGTTAATATATGCGAAGCACCTAGAACAGAACTTCTTCCATGCAGCGTTCCTCCgagtgttttacatgtattaactttaGCTCACACGGGGGTCCTGTGACACACATTGTGGAAGGTCCAGTGGTCTCCCCGTTTCACACAGGAGGAAGCTGAGTCACACAGCGAGTAAGTTGCAAAGTTGGGATTACAACCCAGACACTGACATGCCAGAGTCCCTGCTGTTAACCACTGcactttattttctccatagtACAGAAATTCATAACAATATTTGATATGTGACAGCATGACATGATAGAAAAAGAGCTTCCTGGCTCCTTCCTACATGGCCTGGGGGATGAGTTATCTGGGTTcatcccctccttcctctcttttgcTTTGGGGAGTTCACCAATTCTCCTGTATCGTTGCAGGCTACACCCCAGCCCCATCAGCAAGCTGCGCTCCTGGGTGACCTCTGGTTAGAGACAGTGACCACTCTGGAGCCACATGTATGCCCAGGGTCAGCCCTCCATGCTCTCAGGTTCTAGTTGAGGCCTGCCTGAGCCGTCTCTTCCTGAAACTCTCCTATAGACACTTTgcacccctcctcttccttcccccatCCCTGTCCTTGTGGGCATTGGAGGGGGTACAGAGAGACCCTGCTGGGGCAAAGGGAAGTCCCAGGTTCTAGACACCAGCCACAGACACGCTCCAGTCCAAACTCACTGCTCCATCAAGATCTTGGCGTAAAATGTTGGCTTATACAAACTACACCATCATAGATTGAGAGACTGGAAGAGACCCCATAGACCACACAGTCATTAACAGATGGGGCCGGGAGTGAAGATGAGATGGACCCAAAATCTATTTTTGGCAGATGCTGGAATGAAGACTAGCATTCTTGCTTCCTAGTGTCCTGGTCAACCCTGCACAGGGCTGACCTCAATGGGGTCATCACCACCGAGCCCTCACTGCAAAGTCTTTTCACACACTGTAGGGTACTCTAGAGACAAGTACCCTACAGTGTGTGGGGTACTTAGAGACAAGATGTCTTCTCCTAGATAAAATTAGCTCTTTATTACAATCTCAGCAGTGATATTGATAAACATAGATTATCTACAAGGGATAACAAGCAAATGCAAATGGTTTTAATGCAAGACTAAAGAAACATAAACCCAGGCCTGTAACtggggcctcctctctgctaCTTATCTGTTTGCATTTTAATGAAGTATTCTGAGGTATTCCAAACCATTTTTGAAAGTTTGCCTGCCTTCCTTCTGCAGATGAGCATGCCATGTCTAATCCCCTCTAGGCCTCACGCTGGGGCTTCCTGGGGCTACCTTCTGTCAGGTTTCAGGGCCTGGAGGGGAGACCCTAACTGGGGGTAGGGAGACATGCCTGCCAGACCCTGATCCTGGGAGCTCGGACTCTGAGACTAGCAACTTTCAAGGATGTCAAGGAGTCAAGAGACTTGGGTCGCAGCACCACTTCTCTGCCCTCTTAGCAGCCGTGCTGATGAGGAAGGGCCCCAAGCTCATGAGCCTCAACTTGCTTCCCAGGAAAACAAGGCTTGGAAGATGATGGTCCTGCCCACTCAGTGTTCTGAGGATCCCATGTtggcctctgaaaatgctttccCAACTGCCAGGCTCCACCCACACAAAAACAAATGCCATTTCTGCCTGTCGGGTCCCTCCACTGACTCCAGGTGTAGAAGAGGGAGGTCCAAGGACATTGCCTGCCCCAAATGAAGGGTGACCAGTCCCCAGAAGGCCCTGCTGACAGCTATCCCTTTTCTTTACTCCAACGGGCCAGGCTCTGCTGCAAAACTGGTCTGCTACTTCACCAACTGGGCCCAATACAGACAGGGGGAGGCTCGCTTCCTGCCCAAGGACGTGGACCCCAGTCTTTGCACCCACCTCATCTACGCCTTCGCTGGCATGACCAACCACCAGCTGAGCACCATTGAGTGGAATGACGAGACTCTCTACCAGGAGTTCAATGGCCTGAAGAAGATGTGAGCCAAAGCAGAGGAGCAGGGTGGGTGGGATGTGGTGGGGGGACAGATAACCTCCTCCCAGAGCCAGACACCTCTCCAGCACTAAGGTCCTGCCACAGACccactgtgtggctttgggcaagttgtATCACCTCTCTAGGCTCTCCTGTGCTTAATGAAAGAGGTAGGGTTTGCTTAGGGGATCCTAAAGGGCCCTTCCAGTTTAGGTCTAAGTGGGATTAGGATTGTGAGACTCTTTCTGTCTCCCATGAAGCCCCTTCCTCATTATGAAATTGATCCACCCTTCAGCTCCAGTGTTCTGGGCGCCTTCACAAAGCCTCTTGAGAATCTGCCCCAATCCTTGCTTCCTGAGCCCACACAGTGGTGTCTCCCCAGTTAGACAGGTGGTTCTGCAAGTCAGGAACGTGACTTCCCTTTTCCAATCTACAGCTGTCCCCAGAATGCTTAATACAGTCTCTGCACATAGACACTTTGACATGTCCCCACCCTTGTTGCTCGTCCCCACCCTTGTTGCTCCTCCCCACTGTAACATCCCTGCCAGGGAGCCCTGGGAGCTGGCAGAGTAAATCCTGCTGTGTCTCCTGTCTTTCTCAGGAATCCCAAGCTGAAGACCCTGTTAGCCATCGGAGGCTGGAATTTCGGCACTCAGAAGTTAGTTGACTGTGGTCACCTGTGTGGTAAAGCTCCTGGATGGGAACCTGCTGCACTGGCCAGAGGGAGTCCTGGTCAGGGAATCAGGCCAGGCTGAGGTGTGGtcaggggaaaggggaggggagctgAACTCTGAGGGCTGAATTTCCTTCTGGGTTCTTGGCACCACAGCAGGAGGGCAGCACAGTGAGCTTCGCTCCAGGCTGTTTCAGATCCAGTCTTGCCAGAAGCATAGGTCTAAACACAGCAGAGGGCTCAgacctctccaggcctcagtctcATCTTCCATGAAATGAGAAGAGGGAGGGTCCCAACTAATCCTGACAACATGCAGTGTCTATGTTTTCTGAGCTCAGAAATGGGATATCTTGTCTCAGAAAGAATGTTtattccacttctgagtataaAAGGTAATCTGTGAGATTGAGCCTGGATGCCAAAGTATTGGCATTTGGGggacttttttttaatgatttatggagataatggaatggagtatttgAAACTTGGTGTTTTCTAGAAAATCCAGAATATAGGGCTCCCAAAGCTCTAAACAGTCTTTCTAAAACTTTTTTGGATCATGAACCCTTTTGGGAATCTGATGAAAGTGATTACTCATCTTCCAAAATAATGCTTATATACAGATTGTTTATTGAAATGCAGGAGTTTTTAGCCTGGTGTCCTCGgactaaattaataaaaataaaataggatcaATATGTAAAGAACTTGAGACCCCCAAGAAGTTCAGGGACTTCCCACTAAGGAAGGAAGATGTGGAGAGGTGGTTCTTGGGGCAGCTTGGGGATTTTGACGAACTCTGGActagtaatagtaataaaaacacaaagcacTCTATGGGTGTGAGTTAGAGGAAAGATGACCAGGTTAATCTGCCAGGAAACTAAAACAGTGGGCTCCCCAGGTCTTTACTAACCTTAGTAAAGGAATTAGAGAAATTCTAATTAGAGAAAAATCCTACTTAAAAACCTGACAAGAGGAATTAGAGAAactaattccttttctttttaaacctccATTCTGAGGATGTCAACTAGTTCTGATTTGGGGTGGGACAATTCAGGGGCTTGGAGGAAGCCTCTGGAGGGAATTTTGGGAATGGCTCCTAGGGTGTCCATGTGCCCCAGGTGATGTCGATGTTCGGGGGTAGAAAGCGCTCTGGATGGTCCCCTTTCCTCAACCGGGACCATAACTCACCAGCAAATATCCCTGCAGCCTCTGAAGCAGCCCTCCCAGTGCCCCTCCCAGCCCAGACACAGAGATGCACTGTCCTGAGTGTTTTCTCGCCTGCTTCTGAGTAAGAGTGGCTCCTGTCTGGTCCAAGGCCGGCCCTTACTCTCCTTCATCACCTCACAGGTTCACAGATATGGTAGCCACGGCCAAAAACCGTCAGACCTTTGTCAACTCGGCCATCAGGTTTCTGCGCAAATACGGCTTTGATGGCCTTGACCTTGACTGGGAGTACCCTGGAAGCCGGGGGAGCCCTGCCGTAGACAAGGAGCGCTTCACAGCCCTGGTACAGGTATGACTGGGCAGGGCAGGGATCACCAGTCTGTGCAGGAATCCATGTGGGGGCTGTGCAGGAAGCACATGTGGGGGCTGCTCTGCCCCCAGAGCCAGCTGCTTCACGTATCTGTGTGGCACAGATCAGCCCTGTGGCCAGCTCTCAGACTTCTACGAGTGAACATCTACCTGGGGCTCACAGAGGCTGCCTGCCTGGTGCACGCCCCTGTGTTGACTCTGAGCTCCACTCCCACAGGACTTGGCCAATGCCTTCCAGCAGGAAGCCCAGACCTCAGGGAAAGAAGGCCTTCTTCTGAGTGCAGCGGTTCCAGCTGGGCGAACCTATGTGGATGCTGGATACGAGGTGGACAAAATCGCCCAGTGAGTCTCAGGCAGATGGCTTGGAGCTGTGCTCTCTGAGGGAAGAGAGGCCAAGGGCAGACTGAGCTTTCCCATGGGTAGAGCAGGTGTTCACCTACAAGGCATTTGGAAAGTCCCATCCTTACACCCAAACAAAAGCAGACCATTCCCTGCTTTTGTACTCAGGGTAAAACTAAGACACATCCAGAAAGGCTTTGCTCAGTGTCCACTGCTGCCCTGTTCCAGATCCTTCATTTTGGATCTCTGCCCTCTCCTTGGGAACTCATTCTTAAGGTGAAAATGCCTCTGAGTGGGTAGCAAAGCCATTGTCTTCAAGAAAATGGGTTTTCTGGATCCTTGCTCCTCAAAGTACAGCATGCGGACTCATAGCCCTCATTAAAACCAGGTGCTCATTAGAATTATGGACtctcaggccccatcccaggCCTTCTGAAGAAGAACCTTCATTTTAATGAGATTCCCAGGCGATCTCTGTGCACACTGAAGTGGGAGAAACCCTGAGCTAGAGTTCCCTCCAGAATAGCAATGTAGCAGGAGGTTTCTTGAGTGGAATAGGGAGGGTCTGGGGGTGCAGAGGGGACAGTAGGGTGAGGGTCACAAGTTTGAATGAGAATGAGAATGGCCTCCATGAGGGGGCTGGCTGGGACTGCTGTCTGGGTCACCTTCTGCAGAGCCAGGTGAGCCTGCCACCTTTGCCTCTGACCCCAGTGGTTCCTCCCTGGGCCATGCACTGAGGGGGTAGGGTGAGAAAGAAGGgctacccccacccccaatcccTTGTTCCTCACCTCCTCTTCCATGCCTCCTGCAGGAACCTGGATTTTGTCAACCTTATGGCCTACGACTTCCATGGCTCTTGGGAGAAGGTCACGGGACATAACAGCCCCCTCTACAAGAGGCAAGAGGAGAGTGGTGCAGCAGCCAGCCTCAACGTGGTGTGTGTGGCCGGAGGACTGAGGCAGGACTCCCCTGTCCAGCAGGCCCTGTTTGGTGGCTTCTTTTGAGCCCCGAGGCCCTCATGGGAAAAAAGACACAGGGCACTGAGAAACCAgaagcttttttgtttctttgcttgcttgttttgttctattttcctGGTCCATGCCCCTGCTGAGGGGAAACCTCACTTCTGTGGAGCATCTTGGCTGATGGTAGATGCAGCAAATCAGTTTGATGACAAACAAGTAACCAATGGGGAAGCCCACTTTGAGCTTGAGTCTCCAGCCAGCAGGTGTGCTGCTTCCctcacacacccccaccccatttCCTTCAAGACAGTGGGCAGACTTGTGCTCCATGGTCACACTGGTTGACCTTCTGGAAGGTGCTTTCAGGGATAGGAGCTTTCCCAAGTTGATAACATCTCCACAGATGTCACTCAGGGTGGAAGTACCCCCAGCACCTGCAAAGGGCAGGCTTGATTTTTAGACTAGGGTAGGTTGGGGTTTCCTAACTTTTCCTCATTGAGCAATCAagacacttttaattttttttaattttatttatttattcttaagagacagaatcttgctctgtcaccaaggggggtatgcagtggcatgatcatagctcactgcagcttcatcctcctgggcttaagcgatcctcctaccccagcctcctgagtaactgggatcactatgatcaactaatttttttaagtttgtagagatggagtcttgctatattgcccaggatggtcttgaactcctgccctcaagcaatcctcctggctcagcctcccaaagtgttggaattataggcacgagccaacATGCTCAGCCTAGATCCTGTTTATAAACCCTCTCTATATACTAAAATATAGATTTTAAGAGAGGGTTTATAATAACTTTAAGAGAGAGCTTATAATAACTTTAAGAGAGGGCTTATAAtaactatattatttttctttcttaagcaaaaccaaacaacaaagaTAAAGCCCtaaattaaaatgctttttacTTTTGGAGAGCTGACATCTCTGTATGTCAGCTGGAGTGGGACATCTTTGATTTTCTGGCTCTTTCATGAATAAAGAGCACCTCTTTAGCCAGTGAGCCAGGCATCCACATTTCAcactgagcctggcctctccATCCCTGTCTGGAAGACTGTGTGAGTTTTGGAGGAAGCTGTATCCCTGCACCAGTGGGGAGACACAGAAAGAAATTTAGCTGAGAGGTGAATGGGGTTGGAGTCCCTCCAGCACCCTGCTTTCCACACCGTGTACCTTGAATCCACCGAGGAATGGAGGCCATCTTATTCCTACAAAGAGGGCTTCTACTCACCACACAGTGTGCCCGGGGATTGCTTCTAGCCAGAGGGGTGACTTTTCCCAACTTGCACAAAAGTGCTATAACAGATCAGGAGAAGCCCCGACTTCTGCCTTCAGAAAGCACCAGTCCGACCAAAGATAAGTTGTATAGATggacaaaaagaaatacatttaaataaatgtagtgAAAGCTGTTCTTTACCTAAGTGCTAAGTGGGCTCAGAGTAACTAGACCTGACAAAACTAGAGCAGCTTCTGGGGGAAAGTGAACCATACTCTTGGCTTAAGGAATGAGGcttcatttttcattaatttatcaTACTTGTATCGGGTACCTTCTCCCGTCACAGGCCTGGGGGTGTTACATCAAGTAATACATAATCGGGAGAAGGCCTTATTCAGAGGTGGGTAAGGAAGCCTTTGTTCTATCTGAGCATCAGGTGtcattctaggcactggggatacagagaTAAATAAAGCAGACCCGATTCCCTGCTTTGGTACTCAGGGTAAAACTAAGACAACAATCATGATAACGATGATGACCATAGCGACCATTTATTGCGTTGTGCTGAGCTTTTACATGCATTATAAcctttaattctcacaatgcCCTAAGAGATGgatattttacttatttccaTGTTACAGACAGAACACCAAGGCTCAGTGAGGTTAAATAAGCTGCTGGGTAAGGCAGGGATCTGTGTCTGCCTTGTTCACGGATGTGTCTGAAGCACCATGGACagcgcctggcacacagtgggccaTCAGTACATTTGCTCAGTGAACGGTTGTCTGCGTCCGAAACCCATGCTCTCTGGTTATCATGCCATGCAGCTTCTTCACTGGGGTCACGGGTCTAAGGCAGGCTCTAAAGAAGGTGGGGTAGGGCTGGAATCCTAACAAAGGCCCGTGGAACTCCAGCTGAGGAGCCCCTGCCCTCCTAGCTCTGCCTCTGGATCCCCCAGATTTTAGATAATCAGAACCAGGCTGAGGGCTGAGAAAATTAACCCTGACCTCTTCCGCCACCAGGATGCTGCTGTGCAACTGTGGCTGCAGAAGGGGACCCCTGCCAGCAAGCTGATCCTTGGCATGCCTACCTACGGACGCTCCTTCACCCTGGCCTCCTCATCAGACACCAGAGTGGGGGCCCCAGCCACAGGGTCTGGCACTCCCGGCCCCTTCACCAAGGAAGGAGGGATGCTGGCCTACTATGAGGTAGGAAAACCCATAACCACCCTGGGTATTGTGGGGGTCGGGGGTGCCTGAGAGAGCAGAGGTTTCCTTCTCCCACTGTTTCTGAGTAAGGATGCCAGGTGCAGAGAATTCTGGCCAGGTAAATTCCATCCCATCCATGCCGTCTTGAACTTACCCTTAAGCCAAGGTGCTTCAAGCTGAGTCCAGCATTCTAGGTCACTGCAAAGAACCTCCTGATTCTCCAGGCTTCCTCAAACAGGAATTTTCCAATCTCTAGTCTCCTCCTGGTGAGGAAAGGAAGGTGCCTGCAAgagcctccctcctcctccccagtgcTGCCTTCTGCTCCCACAGGTCTGCTCCTGGAAGGGGGCCACCAAACAGAGAATCCAGGACCAGGAGGTGCCCTACATCTTCCGGGACAACCAGTGGGTGGGCTTTGATGATGTGGAGAGCTTCAAAACCAAGGTGAGGCCCAGCTCTGCTGGCAGAGGGGTGGTCCTAGTGAACAAGGCCTGTCAATGACATGGAATGAGGACAGTTCAGGACCTCAAGGGTGAGTCTCCTTTAAATGTCCCAACATTTCATAAATCTCCACGTGATAGTATTTTGTACCTTTACTACCTATTGACTCAGAAAagacaaaa
This portion of the Pongo abelii isolate AG06213 chromosome 1, NHGRI_mPonAbe1-v2.0_pri, whole genome shotgun sequence genome encodes:
- the CHIT1 gene encoding chitotriosidase-1 produces the protein MGCSLLPSCIMVRSVAWAGFMVLLMIPWGSAAKLVCYFTNWAQYRQGEARFLPKDVDPSLCTHLIYAFAGMTNHQLSTIEWNDETLYQEFNGLKKMNPKLKTLLAIGGWNFGTQKFTDMVATAKNRQTFVNSAIRFLRKYGFDGLDLDWEYPGSRGSPAVDKERFTALVQDLANAFQQEAQTSGKEGLLLSAAVPAGRTYVDAGYEVDKIAQNLDFVNLMAYDFHGSWEKVTGHNSPLYKRQEESGAAASLNVDAAVQLWLQKGTPASKLILGMPTYGRSFTLASSSDTRVGAPATGSGTPGPFTKEGGMLAYYEVCSWKGATKQRIQDQEVPYIFRDNQWVGFDDVESFKTKVSYLKQKGLGGAMVWALDLDDFASFSCNQGRYPLIQTLRRELSLPYVPSGTPELEVPTPGQPSEPEHGPSPGQDTFCQGKADGLYPNPRERSSFYSCAAGRLFQQSCPTGLVFSSSCKCCTWN